In the genome of Planctomyces sp. SH-PL62, the window CCGGGTCGCCGGAGTGCATCAAAGATGCTGAAACAAGGCTGCTCAGGTGGCTCGACATCGGCCCGCCGACGGCCCGCGCCGGAGGCCCGACGCAACCAGAAAGTTCCCCGTCGAGGGGCCTTGCGGCATGAGGCTCGCGGCCTGATGATGGATTCGACTATGGCTCGCAAACGGATGCGGGCGTCCCCGGGTCCCGGCGTGGGAGGCTCCTCTTGGATCGAGCGGCGAAGTATGCGACCTCATCCCAGGTGATTCTGGCCGTCCTCGGCGTCATCGGCGCGCTCTACCTGCTCAAGACGATCCTGGCGCCGATCGCTTTCGCGCTGGTTTTGGCCTGCATGTTCTCGCCGCTCGCCTCCTTTTTTCGACGGCGCCTTTCCTATGGGCCGTTCGGAGTGCTGGCGCTCTTCCTGCTGCTGGTTCTGGGCGCATTGTATCTCGCCAGCTTGACGGCCGAGAGTTTGATTCATGCGGCGAACACCCTGCCCACCGACATCGAGCGGCTTGCCGGACAGGTCAGCGGTCGGATCACCGACCTGATCCGGGACCAACCGTCCCTCCGAGTCATTCTGCCCGAACCGGGCACGATCGACAGGCTGGGGGACACGAACCGGGCCCTTCTGATCGAGAAATTGAGTCTCGGCCTGACGGACTTCACCACCTGGGTCGTCCAGGGGTTCATCATCCTGGTCCTGGTCATTTTCCTTCTGATTGAGAGCGAGATGCTCACGTCGAAGGTGCTCCGGTTCTTCGCCAGGACGCCCGAGTCGTCGCGTAGCGCGCGGTCCATCCTGGAGCAAGTGACGCGAAAGGTCCGAGCCTATCTCATCGCCCGGACGCTCATCAATCTGGGGGTGGGGCTGGTCGTCGCGTTCGGTCTCTGGGTCCTCGGCGTAAATTTCGCCCTGCCGCTCGGTCTCTTCGCGGCGGTGACGAATTACATCCCCTATATCGGTCAGCTCGCCGGCGGCGCGTTGCCTGCGTTGATCGCACTTGGACAGACCGGATCCCTCGGGGACTCACTGATCGTGGCGGCCATGTATCTGGCGGTGCTGGGGGTCGAAGGCTATGTCGTGACCCCCCTGGTGATGGGCAAGTCGCTGGATCTGAACGGGACGACGGTCCTGATCGCGTGTCTTTTCTGGGGATACATCTGGGGGCTCTCGGGCTTGATCCTCGCCATGCCCATCACAGCCACCCTCAAGATCGTCTGCCAGACCGTCCCAGAGTTGAACCGCTGGGCCGAGTTGATGAGCGTCGATTGGCAGTCGCCGTCCGGCTCGGCGGCTGCTTCACCCGATGAGTTGCCGGCTACGCAGACTAGGTCCGCACCTTCACCGAGGGCCGACGAGAAAACCGAGGGCGTATCCTCTTCCCTGAATTGAGTCTCGCTCCGATCGAGGAGAATTCACCGTGAGATCAAGCTCGTCGCGTCGCGTTTTTCTTGAAGGCGTCGGTCTCGCGGCCGGGCTGGGGGCTGCAGGCGTGCGGCCCGTCGTGGGATCGGAGGAGCCCGCCCGGCGACCAAGGATCGCCGTCCTCTCCTCGACCTATTTCTATCTCTCGCACGCCTACCACATCGTCGGCCGATTCCTCGACGGCTTCCCCGTCTATGAGGGCGGTCCGGGGCGCACGGCTGAGCAGAACCTCCACAGGCCCCTATTCGAGATCGCCAGCCTCTACATTGAACAGGTGACCGAGGAGACCGACCTGGGCCGGGCCAAGGCCGCCAGGCACGACGTTCGTTTCAGTCCGTCCATCGCCGACGCGTTGACGCTCGGGACGGGCGAACTGGCCGTCGACGCCGTCCTCCTGATCGCGGAACACGGCGACTATCCGATCAATGAGAAGCTCCAGAAGCTCTATCCTCGTGGACGTTATTTCCGCGAGGCCCTTGAGGTCTTTCGGGCGTCGGGCAGAGCAGTTCCTATATTCGTGGACAAGCATTTGTCCTACAGCCGGTCTGAAGCGAGCGAGATGGTCGAGCAGGCTGAAATGCTGAAGGTTCCTCTGATGGCTGGATCCAGTCTACCGGTCACCTGGCGGCTTCCCGAACTGGAGATCCCGCTCGGGCGTCCGTTCCGCGAAGCCCTTGTCGCATCGCGCGGGAATCTCGAGATCTTCGGCTTTCACGCCCTCGAAGTTCTCCAGTGCATGGTCGAGAGGCGCGACCGACGCGGGAAGCGGCAGGGGGTTGCGGCCGTGACCTGCCTCGAAGGGGACGCCGTTTGGGAGGCCGGCGATCGGGGGGTCTGGTCCTGGGAACTGCTTGGCCACGCACTCGGGAGGAGTCATACGGTCAACCCCGGCGACGTCCGGCAAAATACGAGGGACTTCAAGCGGCCCGGCGTGCGCGACGCCGCGACGATCCCGGACCGTCCCGTCGCCTTCCTCGTCGAATACGTCGACGGTCTTCGTGGGACGGTCTTGATCCTCAACGGTCACGTCGACGATACCACGGTCGCCGTCCGCACGGTCGACGGCTCGGGACGCGAGACGATCGCATCAACCCTGACCTATCTCCCGGCCCCACCTGGAGCGAGCTTCTTCAATCCGCTTGTCCTGAGGATCGAGGACTTCTTCAAGTCGTCGGCCCCCCCCTGCCCCGTGCGGAGGACGCTGCTATCTGGAGGGATCCTCGATGTGGCCCTGGAGAGCCGGATCCAGGGCTCTCGACGGATCGAGACGCCAGACCTCGCGGAGGTCGATTACCAGGCCCCGGCCGATTCCGGATTCATCCGCTCCAGCCTCACCGATCCAACGCCGAATCGGCTCTGAGTCGGAATCCAAACTGGAGGTCCGACTCACTCGAAACGGAGGATCGGCTGATCGACGGCGAGGTTGTCGCCGGGGCTGGCGAAGACCTCGGCGACGACGGCGTCGTGGTCGGCCTTCAGGACGTTCTGCATTTTCATCGCCTCGACGACCGCCAGGGTCTCTCCCGCGCGCACGGCTCGGCCGGGGGTTGCGGCGACCTCGACCAGCAGCCCGGGCATCGGCGAGAGGAGCAGCCTGGAGAGGTCTGGCGGAGTCTTCTGGGGCATGACGGAAAGGAGTTCGGCGGCCCTCGCCGTCATGACCATGGCGTCCACCTGCGTGCCTTGATGCGTGATTCGATAACTCAGCCCCACCCGCTCGATCTGGACGCAGACCGGGTTCCCATCCCAGGTGCCCTTCAGAAGCAGATCTCCGAGCTTCCAGTTCGTCCGGAGATGGTGGACCTTGCCCTCGTAGAGGATCTCGCAGCCCTGGTCTTCCAGGGAGACCGCCAGCTTGCAAGGGCCGTCTGTCATGATGACGACCCAGTCGATGTCGACTCGCCGGGAGTGACCTGGAAGCTGACCGCTGGTGCTCGTCGCCCGTTTGATGTAGCGACGGCGGGCGTAGGCCGCCACGGCGGCGAGGAGAAGCGGATCCTCGTGGGCCAGACTTGAAGGATGGAATCCCTCCGGATAGGCGTCGGCGATCAGCCCGGTGTCGAAATCGCCGGAGAGAAATTCAGGGCGCCGGGTCAACGCCGACTGGAAGGCCAGATTCGATGCCACTCCCCGGATCACGAACGCGTCGAGGGCGTGATGCATGCGACCCAGGGCTTCCCGCCGTGACCAGCCGTGGGTGACCACCTTGGCGATCATCGAGTCGTAATGGATCGAGATCTCGTCTCCTTCGACGACTCCCGTGTCGACGCGGATGACCCCGGCCTCGACATCAGGCGGCTGGCAGCGGACGAGGCGGCCGATCGAAGGTAGGAAGTTGCGGAACGGGTCCTCGGCGTTGATGCGGCATTCGATCGCCCAACCGTCGCGTCGAACTTGATCCTGACTCTGACCAAGCCTCTCGCCGGCGGCGATCCGGATCATTTGTTCGACGAGATCGAGCCCGGTGGTCATCTCGGTGACGGGATGTTCGACCTGGAGCCTCGTGTTCATCTCCAGGAAATAGAAGCCGCGATCCTTGCCGACGACGAACTCGACCGTACCGGCCGATCGATAGCCGACCGCTTTCGCCAGGGCGACGGCCTGTTCACCCATTACACGCCGCGTGGCCTCATCGAGAAAAGGCGACGGAGCCTCCTCGACGACTTTCTGGTGTCGCCGTTGGAGCGAACATTCGCGCTCCCCGAGGTGAATCGTGTCGCCGAACGAGTCGGCCAGGATCTGGATCTCGATGTGTCGGGGGTGTTCGATATACTTTTCGATGAAAATCCGGTCATCGCCGAACGCTCCGGCAGCCTCGGCGCGGCAGGCTTCGAACCCCGCGACGACCGACGCCTCGTCTCGAGCGATACGGAGGCCTTTTCCGCCGCCGCCGGCCGACGCCTTGAGCATGACCGGGTAGCCGATCTCCCGAGCGATCTCGACGGCTCGTCGCCCCGTGGCGACCTCTTCGTCGGAGCCGGGGATGACGTTCACGCCGGCCTGACGGGCGATACGCTTGGAGGCGATCTTGTCGCCCATCGCGGCGATGGCGTCGGAGCCCGGGCCGATGAAGACGATCCCTTCGCCTTCCAGTCGACGGACGAACGCCTCATTTTCAGAGAGGAAGCCATAGCCCGGGTGGACCGCCTCGGCACCCGTCGATCGGCAGGCGGCGACGATCCGGTCGATATCGAGGTAGGATTGCCGAGGTGGCGGTGGTCCGATCAGGACTGACTCGTCCGCCAGTTCCACGTGCAGGGCGTTCTTGTCAGCCTCGGAGTAGACCGCGACTGTAAGGATCCCCATGGCGCGCGCCGTACGCAGAATCCGACAAGCGATCTCACCCCGGTTGGCGATCAGGATCTTCTGGAACATGCGGATCTCGACGCTCAGAGGGGGATGTTGCCGTGTTTGCGCCAGGGCCGTTCGACCCGCTTGTTCCGGAGCATCTCCAGCGAGCGGGCGACGCGCCGACGGGTCTCGCGAGGCATGATGACGTCGTCGATGAAGCCGCGATGCCCGGCGATGAACGGGTTGGCGAATTTCTCTCGATACTCGCGCTCGCGAGCGTCGATCCGTTCGGGGTCCCCCTTCTCGTCGCGAAAGATGATCTCGACGGCGCCTTTCGGCCCCATGACGGCGATCTCGGCCGAAGGCCAGGCGAAGTTGACGTCGCCCCGCAGATGCTTCGACGACATGACGTCGTACGCGCCGCCGTACGCCTTGCGAGTGATGACGGTGACCTTGGGGGACGTACACTCGGCATAGGCGTAGAGCAGCTTCGCCCCGTGCTTGATGATTCCGCCGTACTCCTGCGCCGTGCCCGGCATGAAACCCGGGACGTCGACGAAGGTCACCACCGGGATCGTGAAGGCGTCGCAGAAACGGACGAAACGCGCCGCCTTGATCGAACTCTTGATGTCCAGGCAACCCGCCAGGACCAGGGGTTGGTTCGCCACGAAACCGACGCTGCGACCGCCGATCCGCCCGAAGCCGATGACGATGTTCTTCGCATGATCGGGCATCAGTTCGAAGAAATCCCATTCATCGACGACCTTGTGGATCAACTCACGAACGTCGTACGGGCGGTTCGGATCCTCGGGGACGAGCGAGTCGAGCGACGCTTCGACGCGATCCAACGGGTCTTCGGTGGGGACGACGGGCGGGCTCTCGCGGTTGTTCGAGGGGATGAACGTGAACAGCCGACGGGTCATCATGAGGGCTTCGACGTCGTTCTCGAACGCCAGGTCCGCGACGCCGGATTTGGTCGTGTGTGTGACCGCTCCCCCTAGCTCCTCGGCCGTGACCGTCTCGTGGGTGACCGTCTTCACGACGTCCGGCCCGGTCACGAACATGTAGGACGAGTCCTCCACCATGAAGATGAAATCCGTCATCGCGGGCGAGTACACGGCTCCCCCCGCGCAGGGGCCCATCACGAGCGAGATCTGGGGAACGACCCCCGAGGCGGTGGCGTTCCGCAGAAAAACGTCCGCATAGCCTCCCAGCGAGGCCACCCCCTCCTGGATTCGCGCCCCGCCCGAATCGTTGAGGCCGATGACGGGGGCGCCCACGTTCACCGCCTGGTCCATGATCTTGCAGATCTTCTCGGCGTGGGTTTCGGAGAGCGAGCCGCCGAAGACCGTGAAATCCTGGCTGAAGACGAAGACGAGCCGACCATTGATCGTCCCGTAGCCGGTCACTACGCCGTCGCCGGGGATAACGCTCGCGTCCATGCCGAAATCGGTGCAGCGGTGACCCTTGAACATATCCCACTCTTCGAACGAGTCGGGATCGAGCAGCAGTTCCAGTCGCTCTCGGGCCGTGAGCTTGCCCTTGGCGTGCTGGGCCGCGATCCGTCGCTCACCCCCACCCATCCGGGCCGCGGCGCGCTTCTCGTCGAGCTGGCGGACGATCTCGTGCATGGGGTCTCGCTGTCTCCGAACGGACGTTACGCCCCGGCGGCTTCCACGTAATCGAGCAGGCGATAGGCGGCCGCGGAGGCCGTCATACCCCCCTCAGCGACCGCTCGGCTCACGGCGTCGAGGTCGCGCTGGACCCTCGCATTTTCACGGAACCGTGAACGGAGGCCCGAATCGATCAGGCTCCACATCCAATCGACAGCCTGTCCTCGCCGTTTCTCTTCCAGTTCGCCTGACTCGGAGAGGGCCGCATGCCGTCGTTCAATCTCTACCCAGAATTTGTCGATGCCCTGGTGCTTTGCGGCGCTGACGGAAACCACGACGGGTTTCCAGTTGGGAGAAGGCGTCCGAAGCAGAGAAAGCGCTCCGGCGAGCTGCCTGCGCGCGAGCTCGGCGGCATCGGGGTCGATGTCGGCCTTGTTGACGATGATGACGTCGGCGATCTCGACGATCCCCTTCTTGATGGCCTGGAGGTCGTCCCCGGCGTTTGGGAGCTGGACCAGGACGAACGTGTCGACCATGCCGGCGACCGTCGTTTCCGATTGGCCGACCCCGACGGTCTCGATCACGACCACGTCGAAGCCGGCCGCCTCGCAGATCAACATGGCCTCGCGAGTCTTGGCCGCGACGCCGCCGAGCGAACCTCCGGAGGGCGATGGCCTGATGTAGGCGTCGGGGTTGACCGAGAGGTGTTCCATTCGTGTTTTATCACCCAGAATCGAACCACCTGAGATCGTGCTGGACGGGTCCACGGCGAGGACGGCCAGTCGATGGCCCCGGCGGATCAGTTCCAGGCCGAGGGCCTCGATGAACGTCGATTTCCCCGCACCCGGCGAACCGCTGATCCCCAGTCGAATCGATCGGCCGGTATGCGGCAGGATTGCATCCAGGACACCCGCCGCACGACGTCGATGGTCGGGGCGGGTGGACTCCACCAGCGTGATCGCCTTGGCCAGCGATCTCGGGTGACGCCGGAGGACCCCCTCCACCAGCGCTTGATCGACGGCGTTGAGGGTTACCTTGCTCGTCGATCGCTCCTCGGCCGTGGGCCCGGTCGTGGGGAGGGAAGCGGGGGCCGCGTGGGGGGCGGTCTCGGGATCGCTCGGCATGGATTCTCGGGCGTAAAGGGTTTCGGTGGATCAGGTCATGAGGGCCGGGGGGCCGCCCCCCGGCCCTCATCGACGGCCGCCGGGATCGAGGAGGTGAAGGATCACGCGGAGGCGTGGGTCCGACGGATCGCAGCGAGGATCTGACGGGCGCAGGCCGGGATCGGCGTCCCCGGCCCGAAAATCCCCACCGCGCCAGCCTGATTCAGGAACTCGTAGTCCTGCACGGGGATGACGCCGCCGACGAAGACGCAGACGTCATCGGCTCCAAGCCCCTTGAGGGCCTTGACCAGCTCGGGGACGAGCGTCTTGTGTCCGGCGGCGAGCGTCGAGACGCCGAGCGCGTGGCAGTCGTTCTCGACGGCCTGCCGGGCGGCTTCCTCGGGCGTCTGGAAGAGCGGGCCGATGTCGATGTCGAAGCCTAGATCGGCTAGAGCCGTGGCGACGACCTTGGCGCCGCGGTCGTGCCCGTCTTGCCCGAGCTTGGCGATCATGACCCGCGGCCGACGGCCCTCCTCGACGGCGAACTTGTCGACATCGGCCTTCAGGTCGTCCCAGTCCAGATCCTTGCCGAAGGCCGAGCCGTAGACGCCCGAGATCACCTGATTGTTCGCCCGGAAGCGACCCCAGACTTTCTCCAGGGCGTCCGAGACCTCGCCGACGGTCGCTCGTAGGCGGATCGCATCGACGGCCGCTTCGAGGAGGTTCCCTTGACGCTTCTCGGCCACCTCCGCCAGCGCATCCAGCGCCTTCTGGACCGCCGCCGAATCGCGAGAGTCGCGGACGGACTTCAAGCGCGCGATCTGCGAATCCCGGACGGCCGAGTTGTCGATCTCCCGGATTTCGACAGGATCCTCCTTCTCGAGCCGGTACTTGTTGACGCCCACGATGACGTCGCGGCCCGAGTCGATCCGAGCCTGCTTCTCGGCGGCGCATTCCTCGATTTTAAGCTTGGCCCAGCCGGACTCCACGGCCCGAGTCATGCCGCCCAGCTTCTCGACCTCCTCGATGATCGTCCAGGCCTTGTCGGCAAGCTCTTGAGTGAGCTTCTCCATCATGTAAGAGCCGGCCCAGGGATCGACGACGTTACAGATGTGCGACTCTTCCTGGATGATGATTTGCGTGTTACGCGCGATCCGCGCCGAGAAGTCGGTGGGCAGCGCGATCGCCTCGTCGAACGAGTTCGTGTGCAGCGACTGGGTGCCGCCAAAGACGGCCGCCATGGCTTCGATCGTGGTCCGAACAATATTGTTGTACGGGTCCTGCTCGGTGAGCGACCAGCCCGAAGTCTGGCAGTGCGTGCGGAGCATCATCGATTTGGGCTTCTTGGGGCCGAAGCCCTTCATGATCTTCCACCAGAGAAGCCGAGCGGCGCGGAGCTTGGCGACCTCCAGGTAGAAGTTCATCCCCACCGCGAAGAAGAAGCTCAGTCGGCCGGCGAATTCGTCGACGTCCAGGCCCTTCGCCAAGGCCGTCTGGACGTACTCTTTGCCGTCGGCGAGCGTCAGCGCGAGCTCGAGCGCCTGCGTAGCGCCGGCCTCCTGCATATGATAGCCCGAGATCGAGATCGAGTTGAACTTCGGCATCTTGTGAGCCGTATACTCGATGATGTCGCCGACGATGCGCATCGAGGGCTCGGGAGGATAGATGTATGTGTTCCGGACCATGAACTCCTTGAGGATGTCGTTCTGGATGGTCCCGGAGAGCTTGTCGAGCGGGACGCCCTGCTCCTCGGCCGCCACGATGTAGCCGGCCAGGATCGGCAGAACGGCGCCGTTCATCGTCATGGATACCGAGACCTTGTCGAGCGGGATGCCGTCGAAGAGGAGCTTCATGTCCTCCACCGAGTCGATCGCCACCCCGGCCTTGCCGACGTCTCCCTGGACACGCGGGTGGTCGGAGTCGTAACCCCGGTGGGTGGCCAGGTCGAAGGCCACGGAGACCCCCTGGCCTCCTGCGGCGAGCGCCCGCTTGTAGAACGCGTTCGACTCCTCGGCGGTGGAGAATCCGGCGTACTGTCGGATCGTCCAGGGGCGGACGGCGTACATCGTCGCCTGGGGTCCGCGGACGAACGGCTCGAACCCGGGGAGGGTGTCGGTGTAGGGAAGGTCCTCTACGTCGCCTCGGGTGTACAGGGGCTTGACGTCGAGGCCCTCCGGGGTCTTCCAGTCGAGATTCTCAACCTTGTTCTCAGGCGCGAATTTCGCGGCGGCCTTCGCCCAGCCGCCAAGATTCGAGGAGTTCGGAAGTGACTCGCTCATCGTATTCGGACCTCTTATCCCTCAAGTTGACGTGGGGATCACCGCGCCGCATAGGCTCATGACGGGTCGGCGGGGGCGTATTCAGCCCTCGCCCGACCGGTTCGGCGACGACGCTTGGTCCCTGGAAGTGTGCGATTCGCCCATCGGCCGCGGGTGGCGTGGATCCACCTCGCGATGTGAGACGGGGCCCGGAGCTCGCGGTCCGCGAGCGTCCCGGACGCTCTGATTTCACCCCAGGATACCCGGAACCTGTGACCTGGGCCATCGGGGAAAGGGTCCTAAGATCGATTACCGGCATTTCACGAAGTTCGAAAAGAGCGACCCCTTCGGACTCGTCGGAGCAGCCGAAAGGCGCCAGGTCGAGTGAACAGATTCTTGAACGTTGACGCCGCGTCGGCCTTGACAGAGCAAGGGAATCTGCCACGATGAAGGCGGGCGCCGTCGCCCGTCGGGCGAGGCAGCCCGCCCCTCCCCCCCCCCCGCCGGCCCGGGGCGGGACGAGTCGAGCGAAATTGTACAAAGTCCGCGTGACCTTCCGGAGTTCCGCCATGATCATCAAGGGTAAATCGGCCGTCATCACCGGTGCCGGCAGCGGCATCGGACAGGCCGTGGCCATGGAGCTGGCCGACCGCGGCGTCGGCGCCGTCGGCCTTGTCGACAGCAGCGAGAGCGTCATCAACGTGGCGCGCGCGATCAATGATCGTATGGAGCGGCCGGTGGCCGAGGCGATCATCGGCGACGTGACCGACTCTGCATTCCGCTCCCGAGCTTTCGACCTCATCTGCAGCAAGTACGGCGTGCCGAGCATCTGCATTCCCGCCGCCGGCGTCAGTCTGGACCAGCCGGCCGTCCAGATGGACGAACAGACCGGCCGGGCTGTGATCTATCCGCTGGACAAGTTCCGCGAGGTCGCCGAGATCAACCTGATCGCCCCCGCCGCCTGGGCCCTGGAGACCATCGCCCGGATCGCCGAGGATCGCCATGGTCGGGGCCTCAAGGGCTGGAATCCCGATGAAGGGATCCAGGGGACCATCATTTTCCTGGGGGCGGTGTCGTCCCACGGGAATACCGGGCAACTCGCCTATACCGCCGCCAAGTCAGGCCTCGAAGGCGTGGCCTCGACGCTCGCCAAGGAAGCCATCAACTTCGGCGTCCGCTGCGCGGTCATCCACCCTGGCTATACGGACACGCCGATGACCCGGGCCCTGGGCGAGGAGTACATCCAGAAGAATATTCTGCCGTACACCCAGCTCCGACGTCTCATCGCCCCGTCCGAGATCGCCGATGCGATCTACTTCCTGATTTGCAACTCGGCCGTCAGCGGCCAGCTCTGGGCCGACGCCGGCTGGCACCCCCAGTCCTGACCACGGGCCCGCCCCGCCATGCACCGTCCTGCCCAGCGGGGCGGCCGCCCCCCGTCGCGACGCCCGCCGCCAAGGAGCCGATCGATGACCCGGCCTCGACTGCAGATCACTCCCGATCACAACCTGGCCCTCGACC includes:
- a CDS encoding AI-2E family transporter, with product MDRAAKYATSSQVILAVLGVIGALYLLKTILAPIAFALVLACMFSPLASFFRRRLSYGPFGVLALFLLLVLGALYLASLTAESLIHAANTLPTDIERLAGQVSGRITDLIRDQPSLRVILPEPGTIDRLGDTNRALLIEKLSLGLTDFTTWVVQGFIILVLVIFLLIESEMLTSKVLRFFARTPESSRSARSILEQVTRKVRAYLIARTLINLGVGLVVAFGLWVLGVNFALPLGLFAAVTNYIPYIGQLAGGALPALIALGQTGSLGDSLIVAAMYLAVLGVEGYVVTPLVMGKSLDLNGTTVLIACLFWGYIWGLSGLILAMPITATLKIVCQTVPELNRWAELMSVDWQSPSGSAAASPDELPATQTRSAPSPRADEKTEGVSSSLN
- a CDS encoding acetyl/propionyl/methylcrotonyl-CoA carboxylase subunit alpha, whose amino-acid sequence is MFQKILIANRGEIACRILRTARAMGILTVAVYSEADKNALHVELADESVLIGPPPPRQSYLDIDRIVAACRSTGAEAVHPGYGFLSENEAFVRRLEGEGIVFIGPGSDAIAAMGDKIASKRIARQAGVNVIPGSDEEVATGRRAVEIAREIGYPVMLKASAGGGGKGLRIARDEASVVAGFEACRAEAAGAFGDDRIFIEKYIEHPRHIEIQILADSFGDTIHLGERECSLQRRHQKVVEEAPSPFLDEATRRVMGEQAVALAKAVGYRSAGTVEFVVGKDRGFYFLEMNTRLQVEHPVTEMTTGLDLVEQMIRIAAGERLGQSQDQVRRDGWAIECRINAEDPFRNFLPSIGRLVRCQPPDVEAGVIRVDTGVVEGDEISIHYDSMIAKVVTHGWSRREALGRMHHALDAFVIRGVASNLAFQSALTRRPEFLSGDFDTGLIADAYPEGFHPSSLAHEDPLLLAAVAAYARRRYIKRATSTSGQLPGHSRRVDIDWVVIMTDGPCKLAVSLEDQGCEILYEGKVHHLRTNWKLGDLLLKGTWDGNPVCVQIERVGLSYRITHQGTQVDAMVMTARAAELLSVMPQKTPPDLSRLLLSPMPGLLVEVAATPGRAVRAGETLAVVEAMKMQNVLKADHDAVVAEVFASPGDNLAVDQPILRFE
- a CDS encoding acyl-CoA carboxylase subunit beta; this encodes MHEIVRQLDEKRAAARMGGGERRIAAQHAKGKLTARERLELLLDPDSFEEWDMFKGHRCTDFGMDASVIPGDGVVTGYGTINGRLVFVFSQDFTVFGGSLSETHAEKICKIMDQAVNVGAPVIGLNDSGGARIQEGVASLGGYADVFLRNATASGVVPQISLVMGPCAGGAVYSPAMTDFIFMVEDSSYMFVTGPDVVKTVTHETVTAEELGGAVTHTTKSGVADLAFENDVEALMMTRRLFTFIPSNNRESPPVVPTEDPLDRVEASLDSLVPEDPNRPYDVRELIHKVVDEWDFFELMPDHAKNIVIGFGRIGGRSVGFVANQPLVLAGCLDIKSSIKAARFVRFCDAFTIPVVTFVDVPGFMPGTAQEYGGIIKHGAKLLYAYAECTSPKVTVITRKAYGGAYDVMSSKHLRGDVNFAWPSAEIAVMGPKGAVEIIFRDEKGDPERIDAREREYREKFANPFIAGHRGFIDDVIMPRETRRRVARSLEMLRNKRVERPWRKHGNIPL
- the meaB gene encoding methylmalonyl Co-A mutase-associated GTPase MeaB, which codes for MPSDPETAPHAAPASLPTTGPTAEERSTSKVTLNAVDQALVEGVLRRHPRSLAKAITLVESTRPDHRRRAAGVLDAILPHTGRSIRLGISGSPGAGKSTFIEALGLELIRRGHRLAVLAVDPSSTISGGSILGDKTRMEHLSVNPDAYIRPSPSGGSLGGVAAKTREAMLICEAAGFDVVVIETVGVGQSETTVAGMVDTFVLVQLPNAGDDLQAIKKGIVEIADVIIVNKADIDPDAAELARRQLAGALSLLRTPSPNWKPVVVSVSAAKHQGIDKFWVEIERRHAALSESGELEEKRRGQAVDWMWSLIDSGLRSRFRENARVQRDLDAVSRAVAEGGMTASAAAYRLLDYVEAAGA
- the scpA gene encoding methylmalonyl-CoA mutase encodes the protein MSESLPNSSNLGGWAKAAAKFAPENKVENLDWKTPEGLDVKPLYTRGDVEDLPYTDTLPGFEPFVRGPQATMYAVRPWTIRQYAGFSTAEESNAFYKRALAAGGQGVSVAFDLATHRGYDSDHPRVQGDVGKAGVAIDSVEDMKLLFDGIPLDKVSVSMTMNGAVLPILAGYIVAAEEQGVPLDKLSGTIQNDILKEFMVRNTYIYPPEPSMRIVGDIIEYTAHKMPKFNSISISGYHMQEAGATQALELALTLADGKEYVQTALAKGLDVDEFAGRLSFFFAVGMNFYLEVAKLRAARLLWWKIMKGFGPKKPKSMMLRTHCQTSGWSLTEQDPYNNIVRTTIEAMAAVFGGTQSLHTNSFDEAIALPTDFSARIARNTQIIIQEESHICNVVDPWAGSYMMEKLTQELADKAWTIIEEVEKLGGMTRAVESGWAKLKIEECAAEKQARIDSGRDVIVGVNKYRLEKEDPVEIREIDNSAVRDSQIARLKSVRDSRDSAAVQKALDALAEVAEKRQGNLLEAAVDAIRLRATVGEVSDALEKVWGRFRANNQVISGVYGSAFGKDLDWDDLKADVDKFAVEEGRRPRVMIAKLGQDGHDRGAKVVATALADLGFDIDIGPLFQTPEEAARQAVENDCHALGVSTLAAGHKTLVPELVKALKGLGADDVCVFVGGVIPVQDYEFLNQAGAVGIFGPGTPIPACARQILAAIRRTHASA
- a CDS encoding SDR family NAD(P)-dependent oxidoreductase, with product MIIKGKSAVITGAGSGIGQAVAMELADRGVGAVGLVDSSESVINVARAINDRMERPVAEAIIGDVTDSAFRSRAFDLICSKYGVPSICIPAAGVSLDQPAVQMDEQTGRAVIYPLDKFREVAEINLIAPAAWALETIARIAEDRHGRGLKGWNPDEGIQGTIIFLGAVSSHGNTGQLAYTAAKSGLEGVASTLAKEAINFGVRCAVIHPGYTDTPMTRALGEEYIQKNILPYTQLRRLIAPSEIADAIYFLICNSAVSGQLWADAGWHPQS